The genomic window CCATGCCGAGGGCGAGGCGCCAGGATGTCCGCGCCAGATCCTTCGACCGCGCGCCGTCGTAGAGAGCCAGCACCAGGCCGGGCACCATCACGAGAATGCCGTTGAACTTGATGGAGGCTGCCAGGCCTGCGGCGAGCCCGAATGCGGCGGCGCGCCACGGCGTCAACACCCTCGCGCCGAGCAGCACCGTCATCGCGGCGACGATCGCCAGGGTCATCGGCACGTCGAGCATGCCGAAATGCGATTCGCGGACGGCCAGGAACGTGACGGCACACAAAAAAGCGGCGGTCCTGGCGGCGGCGCGCCCCGAGACGATCCGGCTCACTTCGTGGACAGCGTAGACCAGCGCCGTGCCGAGCAGCACTCCCAGCAGCCGGGCCGTGAAGATCAGCTCCGCCAGTCTGGCGGGAGCGTCGTGGAACAGGCCGGCGAGACCTTCGAGGCGGAACACGGCGGCGAGGACGTAGACGTACAAGGTCGGCCAGATGAAGTAGTGCGGATTGAGATCGCCATCGGCGACGCGCGTCGCCAGGTTCACGAGCTGACGCTCGTCCGGGCGGCACTCGGTGTGCGGGAGCCCGAACCCGGCGCCCCAGACACGCAGCGCGAACGCGGCCGCCAGGATCGCGATGAGCGGCCACGTCGCTCTGACCGCGGCAGCCGGCGTGTTCATCGCGGTGTGAGTGTAAACCAGCGAGGCGGCGCTTCTCCATTATGATGACGTGATGGGGCACGCGTTCACCATCGGGGTCGAGGAGGAATTCCAGATCGTCGACCCCGATAGCTGGGAGCTGCGTTCGCACGTCTCGGAGCTGCTGACGGCCTCGGAGACGTCGCTCGGGGATCAGATCAAGCGCGAGTTGCACCAGTCGATCGTCGAGGTCGGCACGAAGATCTGCGCCGACGTCACCGAGCTCGCCGACGAGGTCTGCCGTATCCGACGCGATCTCTCGGCCAACGCCGAGCGGGTGGGCATGCGAATCGCCGCCGCCGGAACGCATCCGTTCTCGAACTGGAAGGACCAGATCATCTCGCCGGGCGCGCGCTACGAGAGCATCGTCGAGGAGCTGCAGCAGCTGGCGCGCTCGCTGCTCATCTTCGGGCTGCACATCCACGTCGCGGTACCCGACAAGGCGAGCACGATTGAACTCCTGAACGAGGCGCGCTATTTCCTGCCGCACCTGCTGGCGCTCTCGACCAGCTCGCCGTTCTGGCAGGGGCGCGACACCGGCCTGAAGTCCTATCGGACGACGGTGTTCCGGCGCTTCCCGCGCAGCGGGATCCCCGACAAGTTCGACTCATGGAGCGAGTACGAGAACTACGTCGACACGCTCGTCGAGCTGCATTGCATCGACAACGGCAAGAAGGTGTGGTGGGACCTGCGCCCGCATCCGGTGTTCGGCACGCTGGAGTTCCGGGTCTGCGACGTGCCCACCTCGCCGCGGGTGACGATCGCGCTGGCCGCGCTGGCGCAGGCGATCGTCGTCAAGCTTTATCGGCTGCGTCGCCGCAACCTCGGATTCAGGATTTATCCGCGCAGCCTGGTGGAAGAGAACAAGTGGCGCGCGGCGCGCTACGGCATCGACGGCAAGCTCATCGACTTCGGCAAACGTCAGGAAGTGCCGATGCGGGAGCTGGCGCTCGAACTGCTCGAGTTCGTGGACGATGTCGCCGATGAACTGGGCAGCCGCGAGGCGCTGCAGTACGTCCACACGATCGTCGAGACCGGCACCAGCGCGGATCGCCAGCTCGAGGTGTTCCGCCGGACCGGCGATCTGCGCGCGGTGGTGCAGTGGGTGGTCGAGGAGACGCGCGCCGGCAACGCTCCGGCCATCGGGACCGGGCGCTGACCTTCCGGCCCCGGCCGACAGCGGTTTGTCGACCAGATCTTGGACCTGGCACGAGATGGAGACGGACATGAAAATCGGCTTGTTGTGCGGCCGCGAATTCGCGTTCCCCCCCGCGTTCCTCGATCGGGTCAACCGGCTCGGTGCAGAGCATGGGATCACCGCCGAGTTCGTGAAGCTGACCGGCACCACGATGGGCGAGCCGTCCGGCTACCGCGTCATCGTCGATCGCATCTCGCATGAGGTCGAGTACTACCGCGCTTTTCTCAAGCATGCGGTGCTGACCGGCACCTACGTGATCAACAACCCCTTCTGGTGGACGGCCGACGACAAGTTCTTCAACTACGCGATCGCGCAGAAAGTCGGCGTCGCGGTGCCGAAAACGGTGGTCCTGCCGCAGAAGTCGTACCCGTCGGAGATCGATCTCACGCCGGAATCACTGCACAACCTCGGATATCCGATCGACTGGGACGGGCTGCTCGACTACGTCGGCCGTCCGGCGATCCTGAAGCCCTACTCGGGCGGCGGCTGGAAGCACGTCTACAAGGTGAACAACCGCGAGGAACTGATCGCGGCCTACGACGGCACCGGGCCGTACTGCATGACGCTGCAGCAGTTCATCCACTTCGACCAGTACGTGCGGTGCTTCACGTTCGGCAAGACCGACATCACGCCGGTCCGCTACGATCCGCACGAACGGCGCTACCTCGTCGAGCATTCCTATCTGACGCCCGAGCTCGGGTCGCGCATCATCAAGGACGCGCAGACGCTGAACACCGCGCTCGGCTACGAGATGAACACCATCGAGTTCGCGGTCGAGAACGGCATCCCCTACGCCATCGACTTCCTCAACCCGGCGCCCGACTTCGAGCGCGACCGCATCACGCCGCACTACTTCGAGATCGTCGTCGACAAGATGGCGCGGCTGGTGATCGACCGGGCGCTCAGCGGCCAGCCCACACAGTCGTGGCCGCGATGGGCCGAGATGACGGGGCTCGGCACGACGACCGGACCGGTTTAGGAGGTGGGGTTGGAACGCCCGAAAGCCGGCCGCGCGAGACGCGAACGGCAGACTGCCAACTGGGAGCTGGAAGCTGGTGACTGATCCCGCGGCGGCGTGGAATGCGATCCTGCGCGTCGAGAGCGACGCCGATCTGTGCGGCACACTGGCCGATCGGATGCGGGCCGGCCGCCTGACGTTCGGCGGACGCCTGCTCTGTCCGTTCCTGCGGCCGTTTTTCCTGCATCCGCGCGACGAGGGACGGGTGGCGCGCGCCTCCGAGGCGCTCTGGCGTCTCGGCGAGCGGCTGGCCGC from Vicinamibacterales bacterium includes these protein-coding regions:
- a CDS encoding carboxylate-amine ligase, giving the protein MGHAFTIGVEEEFQIVDPDSWELRSHVSELLTASETSLGDQIKRELHQSIVEVGTKICADVTELADEVCRIRRDLSANAERVGMRIAAAGTHPFSNWKDQIISPGARYESIVEELQQLARSLLIFGLHIHVAVPDKASTIELLNEARYFLPHLLALSTSSPFWQGRDTGLKSYRTTVFRRFPRSGIPDKFDSWSEYENYVDTLVELHCIDNGKKVWWDLRPHPVFGTLEFRVCDVPTSPRVTIALAALAQAIVVKLYRLRRRNLGFRIYPRSLVEENKWRAARYGIDGKLIDFGKRQEVPMRELALELLEFVDDVADELGSREALQYVHTIVETGTSADRQLEVFRRTGDLRAVVQWVVEETRAGNAPAIGTGR